In Nicotiana tabacum cultivar K326 chromosome 21, ASM71507v2, whole genome shotgun sequence, one DNA window encodes the following:
- the LOC142175467 gene encoding transcription factor UNE12-like isoform X2 produces the protein MAGNPPEGYAAGDDFLEQILAIPSYSSLPVTDIGACASSKTTSSDSVSGASQLQQPPQPLGLSLDNGRDDVSRSGAFAVKHPFQGQPTSSTAVTVPHPPAIRPRARARRGQATDPHIIAERLRRERISERIKALQELVPSCNKTDRAAMLDEILDYVKFLRLQVKVI, from the exons ATGGCTGGCAATCCACCGGAGGGCTACGCCGCCGGCGACGATTTTCTCGAGCAAATTCTGGCTATTCCTTCTTACTCTAGCCTCCCGGTAACTGATATTGGTGCCTGTGCTTCATCGAAAACGACGTCGTCCGATTCAGTATCTGGTGCCTCTCAGCTCCAGCAGCCGCCGCAGCCGTTGGGGTTAAGCTTAGATAATGGCCGTGATGACGTCAGCAGATCCGGAGCTTTTGCAGTGAAGCAC CCTTTTCAAGGTCAGCCAACATCAAGCACAGCGGTAACTGTACCACACCCACCTGCAATTCGTCCTAGGGCTCGGGCACGAAGAGGACAGGCCACAGATCCACATATTATTGCTGAGCGG TTAAGAAGAGAAAGGATATCGGAAAGAATAAAGGCTTTACAGGAACTTGTCCCCAGCTGCAACAAG ACCGACAGGGCAGCAATGCTTGATGAGATTCTGGACTACGTGAAGTTCTTAAGGCTTCAAGTTAAGGTAATTTGA
- the LOC142175467 gene encoding transcription factor UNE12-like isoform X1, whose translation MAGNPPEGYAAGDDFLEQILAIPSYSSLPVTDIGACASSKTTSSDSVSGASQLQQPPQPLGLSLDNGRDDVSRSGAFAVKHVSVPFQGQPTSSTAVTVPHPPAIRPRARARRGQATDPHIIAERLRRERISERIKALQELVPSCNKTDRAAMLDEILDYVKFLRLQVKVI comes from the exons ATGGCTGGCAATCCACCGGAGGGCTACGCCGCCGGCGACGATTTTCTCGAGCAAATTCTGGCTATTCCTTCTTACTCTAGCCTCCCGGTAACTGATATTGGTGCCTGTGCTTCATCGAAAACGACGTCGTCCGATTCAGTATCTGGTGCCTCTCAGCTCCAGCAGCCGCCGCAGCCGTTGGGGTTAAGCTTAGATAATGGCCGTGATGACGTCAGCAGATCCGGAGCTTTTGCAGTGAAGCACGTAAGTGTA CCTTTTCAAGGTCAGCCAACATCAAGCACAGCGGTAACTGTACCACACCCACCTGCAATTCGTCCTAGGGCTCGGGCACGAAGAGGACAGGCCACAGATCCACATATTATTGCTGAGCGG TTAAGAAGAGAAAGGATATCGGAAAGAATAAAGGCTTTACAGGAACTTGTCCCCAGCTGCAACAAG ACCGACAGGGCAGCAATGCTTGATGAGATTCTGGACTACGTGAAGTTCTTAAGGCTTCAAGTTAAGGTAATTTGA
- the LOC142175466 gene encoding sesquiterpene synthase 12-like isoform X1 encodes MSQSISPLICSHFAKFQSNIWRCNTSQLRVIHSSYASFGGRRKERVRRMNRAMDLSSSSRHLADFPSTIWGDHFLSYNSEITEITTQEKNEHELLKEIVRKMLVETLDNSTQKLVLIDTIQRLGLAYHFNYEIENSIQNIFYLSQNSEDNDEHNLYVAALRFRLARQQGNYMSSDVFKQFTNHDGKFKENHTNDVQGLLSLYEAAHMRVHDEEILEEALIFTTTHLESVIPNLSNSLKVQVTEALSHPIRKTIPRVGARKYIYIYENIGTHNDLLLKFAKLDFNMLQKLHLKELNELTSWWKDLDCANKFPYAKDRLVEAYFWTVGIYFEPQYSRSRSMITKVVKMNSIIDDTYDAYATFDELVLFTDAIQRWDEGAMDSLPTYLRSIYQGLLDVFNEMEEVLAKEGKADRIYYAKKEMKKLVAAYFKEAQWLNANYIPKCEEYMKNGVVTSTGTMYGIISLVVMEEIITKEAFEWLANEPLILRAASTICRLMDDMADHEVEQQREHVASFVECYMEEYGVSKQEAYVEMRKKITNACKDINKELLRPTAVPMFILERTLNFIRLVGTFLKDDDGYTNPKSQVKDLIALLFVESIDI; translated from the exons atgagTCAATCAATTTCTCCATTAATCTGTTCTCACTTTGCGAAATTTCAGTCGAATATTTGGAGATGCAATACTTCTCAACTCAGAGTTATACACTCATCATATGCCTCTTTTGGagggagaagaaaagagagagtaaGAAGAATGAATCGAGCAATGGATCTTTCTTCAAGCTCTCGTCATTTGGCAGATTTTCCCTCAACAATTTGGGGTGACCATTTTCTCTCCTACAATTCTGAAATAACA GAAATTACTACCCAAGagaaaaatgaacatgaattgcTAAAAGAAATAGTTCGAAAAATGTTGGTAGAAACTCTAGATAATAGTACACAAAAACTAGTCTTGATTGACACAATTCAAAGATTGGGATTAGCATATCATTTCAATTATGAGATTGAAAACTCCATTCAAAACATCTTTTATTTGTCTCAAAATAGTGAAGATAACGATGAACACAACCTTTATGTGGCTGCTCTTCGTTTTCGACTTGCGAGGCAACAAGGAAATTACATGTCTTCAG ATGTGTTCAAGCAATTCACTAACCATGAcggaaaattcaaggaaaatcATACTAATGATGTTCAAGGATTACTGAGTTTGTATGAAGCAGCACATATGAGAGTGCACGACGAGGAAATTCTAGAAGAAGCTCTTATATTTACCACGACTCATCTCGAGTCCGTGATCCCGAATTTGAGCAACTCGCTTAAGGTACAAGTTACTGAAGCCTTAAGCCATCCTATTCGCAAAACTATACCAAGGGTGGGAGCAAggaaatacatatacatatatgaaAACATTGGAACACATAATGATTTGCTTTTGAAATTTGCAAAGTTGGACTTCAACATGTTACAAAAGCTTCATCTAAAAGAGCTTAACGAGCTAACAAG CTGGTGGAAAGATTTGGATTGTGCAAACAAATTTCCATATGCGAAGGACAGATTAGTAGAAGCTTACTTTTGGACGGTGGGAATATATTTTGAACCTCAATATAGTCGTTCAAGAAGTATGATAACAAAAGTAGTCAAAATGAACTCCATTATTGATGACACTTATGATGCTTATGCAACTTTTGATGAGCTTGTGCTTTTCACGGATGCGATCCAAAG ATGGGACGAAGGTGCCATGGATTCATTACCGACATATCTGAGATCTATTTATCAAGGTCTTCTCGACGTTTTCAATGAAATGGAAGAAGTATTGGCTAAAGAAGGTAAAGCAGATCGAATCTACTATGCAAAAAAAGAG ATGAAAAAGTTGGTGGCAGCCTATTTTAAGGAAGCTCAATGGTTGAATGCTAACTACATTCCAAAATGTGAGGAGTATATGAAAAATGGAGTTGTAACCTCTACCGGTACGATGTATGGAATAATTTCTTTGGTTGTTATGGAGGAAATTATAACAAAAGAGGCTTTTGAATGGTTGGCAAATGAACCTTTGATTCTTCGAGCTGCATCAACAATCTGTAGATTAATGGATGATATGGCTGATCATGAA GTTGAACAACAAAGAGAACACGTTGCTTCATTTGTTGAGTGCTACATGGAAGAATATGGAGTTTCAAAGCAAGAAGCATATGTTGAGATGCGGAAAAAAATCACAAATGCGTGTAAAGATATAAATAAGGAACTCCTGCGCCCTACTGCAGTACCAATGTTTATCCTCGAACGAACTTTAAATTTTATCAGATTGGTCGGCACATTTTTGAAGGATGATGATGGATACACAAATCCCAAATCCCAAGTTAAAGACTTGATTGCTTTGTTGTTTGTCGAATCTATCGACATATGA
- the LOC142175466 gene encoding sesquiterpene synthase 12-like isoform X3, producing MSQSISPLICSHFAKFQSNIWRCNTSQLRVIHSSYASFGGRRKERVRRMNRAMDLSSSSRHLADFPSTIWGDHFLSYNSEITGLLITGSQPLQGKDVFKQFTNHDGKFKENHTNDVQGLLSLYEAAHMRVHDEEILEEALIFTTTHLESVIPNLSNSLKVQVTEALSHPIRKTIPRVGARKYIYIYENIGTHNDLLLKFAKLDFNMLQKLHLKELNELTSWWKDLDCANKFPYAKDRLVEAYFWTVGIYFEPQYSRSRSMITKVVKMNSIIDDTYDAYATFDELVLFTDAIQRWDEGAMDSLPTYLRSIYQGLLDVFNEMEEVLAKEGKADRIYYAKKEMKKLVAAYFKEAQWLNANYIPKCEEYMKNGVVTSTGTMYGIISLVVMEEIITKEAFEWLANEPLILRAASTICRLMDDMADHEVEQQREHVASFVECYMEEYGVSKQEAYVEMRKKITNACKDINKELLRPTAVPMFILERTLNFIRLVGTFLKDDDGYTNPKSQVKDLIALLFVESIDI from the exons atgagTCAATCAATTTCTCCATTAATCTGTTCTCACTTTGCGAAATTTCAGTCGAATATTTGGAGATGCAATACTTCTCAACTCAGAGTTATACACTCATCATATGCCTCTTTTGGagggagaagaaaagagagagtaaGAAGAATGAATCGAGCAATGGATCTTTCTTCAAGCTCTCGTCATTTGGCAGATTTTCCCTCAACAATTTGGGGTGACCATTTTCTCTCCTACAATTCTGAAATAACA GGTCTATTGATAACAGGCTCTCAACCTTTACAAGGTAaag ATGTGTTCAAGCAATTCACTAACCATGAcggaaaattcaaggaaaatcATACTAATGATGTTCAAGGATTACTGAGTTTGTATGAAGCAGCACATATGAGAGTGCACGACGAGGAAATTCTAGAAGAAGCTCTTATATTTACCACGACTCATCTCGAGTCCGTGATCCCGAATTTGAGCAACTCGCTTAAGGTACAAGTTACTGAAGCCTTAAGCCATCCTATTCGCAAAACTATACCAAGGGTGGGAGCAAggaaatacatatacatatatgaaAACATTGGAACACATAATGATTTGCTTTTGAAATTTGCAAAGTTGGACTTCAACATGTTACAAAAGCTTCATCTAAAAGAGCTTAACGAGCTAACAAG CTGGTGGAAAGATTTGGATTGTGCAAACAAATTTCCATATGCGAAGGACAGATTAGTAGAAGCTTACTTTTGGACGGTGGGAATATATTTTGAACCTCAATATAGTCGTTCAAGAAGTATGATAACAAAAGTAGTCAAAATGAACTCCATTATTGATGACACTTATGATGCTTATGCAACTTTTGATGAGCTTGTGCTTTTCACGGATGCGATCCAAAG ATGGGACGAAGGTGCCATGGATTCATTACCGACATATCTGAGATCTATTTATCAAGGTCTTCTCGACGTTTTCAATGAAATGGAAGAAGTATTGGCTAAAGAAGGTAAAGCAGATCGAATCTACTATGCAAAAAAAGAG ATGAAAAAGTTGGTGGCAGCCTATTTTAAGGAAGCTCAATGGTTGAATGCTAACTACATTCCAAAATGTGAGGAGTATATGAAAAATGGAGTTGTAACCTCTACCGGTACGATGTATGGAATAATTTCTTTGGTTGTTATGGAGGAAATTATAACAAAAGAGGCTTTTGAATGGTTGGCAAATGAACCTTTGATTCTTCGAGCTGCATCAACAATCTGTAGATTAATGGATGATATGGCTGATCATGAA GTTGAACAACAAAGAGAACACGTTGCTTCATTTGTTGAGTGCTACATGGAAGAATATGGAGTTTCAAAGCAAGAAGCATATGTTGAGATGCGGAAAAAAATCACAAATGCGTGTAAAGATATAAATAAGGAACTCCTGCGCCCTACTGCAGTACCAATGTTTATCCTCGAACGAACTTTAAATTTTATCAGATTGGTCGGCACATTTTTGAAGGATGATGATGGATACACAAATCCCAAATCCCAAGTTAAAGACTTGATTGCTTTGTTGTTTGTCGAATCTATCGACATATGA
- the LOC142175466 gene encoding sesquiterpene synthase 12-like isoform X2: MSQSISPLICSHFAKFQSNIWRCNTSQLRVIHSSYASFGGRRKERVRRMNRAMDLSSSSRHLADFPSTIWGDHFLSYNSEITEITTQEKNEHELLKEIVRKMLVETLDNSTQKLVLIDTIQRLGLAYHFNYEIENSIQNIFYLSQNSEDNDEHNLYVAALRFRLARQQGNYMSSDVFKQFTNHDGKFKENHTNDVQGLLSLYEAAHMRVHDEEILEEALIFTTTHLESVIPNLSNSLKVQVTEALSHPIRKTIPRVGARKYIYIYENIGTHNDLLLKFAKLDFNMLQKLHLKELNELTRWDEGAMDSLPTYLRSIYQGLLDVFNEMEEVLAKEGKADRIYYAKKEMKKLVAAYFKEAQWLNANYIPKCEEYMKNGVVTSTGTMYGIISLVVMEEIITKEAFEWLANEPLILRAASTICRLMDDMADHEVEQQREHVASFVECYMEEYGVSKQEAYVEMRKKITNACKDINKELLRPTAVPMFILERTLNFIRLVGTFLKDDDGYTNPKSQVKDLIALLFVESIDI; the protein is encoded by the exons atgagTCAATCAATTTCTCCATTAATCTGTTCTCACTTTGCGAAATTTCAGTCGAATATTTGGAGATGCAATACTTCTCAACTCAGAGTTATACACTCATCATATGCCTCTTTTGGagggagaagaaaagagagagtaaGAAGAATGAATCGAGCAATGGATCTTTCTTCAAGCTCTCGTCATTTGGCAGATTTTCCCTCAACAATTTGGGGTGACCATTTTCTCTCCTACAATTCTGAAATAACA GAAATTACTACCCAAGagaaaaatgaacatgaattgcTAAAAGAAATAGTTCGAAAAATGTTGGTAGAAACTCTAGATAATAGTACACAAAAACTAGTCTTGATTGACACAATTCAAAGATTGGGATTAGCATATCATTTCAATTATGAGATTGAAAACTCCATTCAAAACATCTTTTATTTGTCTCAAAATAGTGAAGATAACGATGAACACAACCTTTATGTGGCTGCTCTTCGTTTTCGACTTGCGAGGCAACAAGGAAATTACATGTCTTCAG ATGTGTTCAAGCAATTCACTAACCATGAcggaaaattcaaggaaaatcATACTAATGATGTTCAAGGATTACTGAGTTTGTATGAAGCAGCACATATGAGAGTGCACGACGAGGAAATTCTAGAAGAAGCTCTTATATTTACCACGACTCATCTCGAGTCCGTGATCCCGAATTTGAGCAACTCGCTTAAGGTACAAGTTACTGAAGCCTTAAGCCATCCTATTCGCAAAACTATACCAAGGGTGGGAGCAAggaaatacatatacatatatgaaAACATTGGAACACATAATGATTTGCTTTTGAAATTTGCAAAGTTGGACTTCAACATGTTACAAAAGCTTCATCTAAAAGAGCTTAACGAGCTAACAAG ATGGGACGAAGGTGCCATGGATTCATTACCGACATATCTGAGATCTATTTATCAAGGTCTTCTCGACGTTTTCAATGAAATGGAAGAAGTATTGGCTAAAGAAGGTAAAGCAGATCGAATCTACTATGCAAAAAAAGAG ATGAAAAAGTTGGTGGCAGCCTATTTTAAGGAAGCTCAATGGTTGAATGCTAACTACATTCCAAAATGTGAGGAGTATATGAAAAATGGAGTTGTAACCTCTACCGGTACGATGTATGGAATAATTTCTTTGGTTGTTATGGAGGAAATTATAACAAAAGAGGCTTTTGAATGGTTGGCAAATGAACCTTTGATTCTTCGAGCTGCATCAACAATCTGTAGATTAATGGATGATATGGCTGATCATGAA GTTGAACAACAAAGAGAACACGTTGCTTCATTTGTTGAGTGCTACATGGAAGAATATGGAGTTTCAAAGCAAGAAGCATATGTTGAGATGCGGAAAAAAATCACAAATGCGTGTAAAGATATAAATAAGGAACTCCTGCGCCCTACTGCAGTACCAATGTTTATCCTCGAACGAACTTTAAATTTTATCAGATTGGTCGGCACATTTTTGAAGGATGATGATGGATACACAAATCCCAAATCCCAAGTTAAAGACTTGATTGCTTTGTTGTTTGTCGAATCTATCGACATATGA